Below is a genomic region from Enterobacter hormaechei subsp. xiangfangensis.
AGATAATATTCTGAAATCAGGCGGAGATAAACAAATAAAAGCGCAGTTGGCAGCATAAAATAACGGTACAAAGCGCCGAATAAATCACTACCCTTCAGGTTAAAATTCTGCTTATTTTTCGATCCATGTGTTTTCAAACTGCGCATTACGCTGTCAAAAAACTAATCACCTGGTAAATGGGAAGAAAAAGAGAAAGCGCCTGAGCAAATAAATTGAGTACACTGGCCCTACTCTTTTTGATTTGGACAAGCAGCTAATGAAACTGACTATCGTGCGTCTGGTGACCTTTAGCGACCAGGATCATATCGACCTGGGCAAGATCTGGCCGGAATATTCCCCTTCATCGCTGGCCGTCGATGAAAACCACCGCATCTATGCCGCGCGTTTTAATGAACGTCTGCTGGCCGCCGTCCGCGTAACGCTGAGCGGCACGGAAGGGGCGCTGGACTCCCTGCGCGTGCGCGACGTGACCCGTCGTCGCGGGGTCGGGCAGTATTTGATTGAAGAGGTGATCCGCGAAAACCCGAGCGTAACCTCCTGGTGGATGGCCGACGTGGGCGTGGAGGATCGCGGCGTGATGGCAGCGTTTATGCAGGCGTTAGGGTTTACGGCGCAGTCGAACGGGTGGGAGAAGCGCTAGATCTGTGCGGCCTGATACCCTCACCCCGGCCCTCTCCCTAAGGGAGAGGGAGAAAACCGGGTAATCCCCTCTCCCCGTGGGAGAGGGTTAGGGTGAGGGCATCAACCCGCACCAGCATTATTTGGCATCAGTAGCAGTGCCATTGGCATGCCAGTCAAACACGCCGAACTCGAAGCCCTTCAGGTCGCCCTTCTCATCCCAGGACAGCGGTCCCATCACGGTTTCCACCGAGTTCGCTTTCAGCCAGGTGGCAATCTCCGCCGGATCGGCTGACTGGTTCAGGCCCGCTTGCAGAGACTGCAACGCTGCGTAAGTGGTCCAGACGAACGCACCGCTTGGATCCTGTTTCTTCGCCTTGATGGCATCGACAACAGGTTTGTTCGCAGGCACCTGGTCGTAGTTCTTCGGCTTGGTCACCAGCAGACCTTCAGCGGATTCACCCGCGATGTTAGACAGGGAAACGTTCGCGACACCTTCTGGCCCCATGAACTGCGTCTTCAGACCCGCCGCACGCGCCTGACGCAGGATCTGCCCCATTTCCGGGTGGTAGCCGCCGTAGTAAACGAAATCGATATTTTCCTTCTTCAGACGCGCGACCAGGGTCGAGAAGTCTTTCTCACCGGCGGTGATACCGTCAAAGAACACCACGTTGGCGTTCGCTTTTTTCAGGTTATCCTGCACCGCACGGGCCAGGCCTTCGCCGTACTGCTGTTTGTCATGAACAATCGCGATGCGCTGCGGCTTCACTTTTTCCACGATGTATTTCGCGGCGGTTGGCCCCTGATCGGAGTCCAGACCGGTGGTACGCAGGATCAGCTTATAGCCGCGCGCGGTGAGCTCTGGCGCCGTCGCGGCCGGCGTGATCATCAGAATGCCTTCGTCTTCGTAGATGTCAGATGCGGGCTGGGTGGAAGAGGAGCACAGGTGACCAATAACGTATTTGATCCCGTCGTTTACCACTTTGTTCGCCACCGCGACCGCCTGTTTTGGGTCACAGGCATCGTCATATTTTACGATTTGCAGCTTTTCGCCCTTGATGCCGCCCTTAGCATTAATGTCTGCAACCGCCTGTTCCGCGCCCGTAAATTCCTGATCGCCGTACTGTGCTACCGGACCGGACATCGCGCCCACCACGGCCACTTTAATATCGGCCTGCGCCATGGCGCTGAATGCCAACGCGATACATCCTGCCAGTAACGCTTTACCCTTCATGTTCATCCTGAGATTCCCCATTATTATGGTTATAACGATTGTTGTGATGTTGTTGTGTAGCGCTTTATTTCAGTTATAGGCGTGCTGTTCGCGCTTTTTCAGCATACTCTGCTAAAACATACCCCATTTTTATGATTTTGGAATAGCTAATTTGAAATGAAAATATGATAAGCCCAACCGTCATTTCAGCCGGGCTTTTGGCTTTATCGTGTCAGCGAGGCGGAAATAATATCCAGCGCTTTACGGAACTGCGCTTCGGGGATGGTGAGCGGGTAGAGGAAGCGAATAACGTTGCCGTAAACGCCGCAGCTCAAAAGCAGCAGCCCTTCGTTCAACGCGCGCTCCTGAACCTGACGGGTAAATTCCGGCGACGGCTGTCCGGTTTGCGGATCGGTAAATTCCACCGCCACCATCGACCCCTGCCCACGGATATCGGCGATATACGGACAGCCATCCTTCGCTTTATTCAGCACCTCGACCAGATGATGCCCGAGATGCGCCGCGCGGGTGCAGAGATCGTCCTCGTCAATCACATCCAGCACCGCATGGGCCGCCGCAATCGCCAGCGGGTTACCTGCGTAGGTTCCGCCAAGTCCGCCCGGGGCCGGCGCATCCATTACCTCCGCCCGGCCAGAGACGGCAGAGAGCGGCATCCCGCCCGCCAGGCTTTTCGCCATAGTGATCAGATCGGGCTTCACGCAGTGGTTTTCCATGGAGAACAGCTTGCCGGTACGGGCGAAGCCGGTTTGCACTTCGTCGGCAATCAGTAAAATCCCGTGGGTATCGCACAGGGCACGCAGCGCCTGCATAAAATCAGCGGGCGCGACGTTGAATCCGCCCTCGCCCTGAACCGGTTCAATAATGATTGCCGCCACCTGATCGGGCGCGATATCGGCTTTGAAGATGCGCTCCAGGCTTTTTAACGCTTCGGCGGTACTGACGCCGTGCAGGCTGTTAGGGAATTGCGCGTGGTACACCGAGCCGGGGAACGGGCCGAAGCCGAGCTTATAGGGCGCCACTTTGCCGGTCAGCGCCATGGTCATAAAGGTACGGCCGTGGAACGCGCCGCCGAAGGTGATAAGGCCGGAACGTCTGGTGTACGCGCGGGCGATTTTCACCGCGTTTTCGACCGCTTCCGCCCCCGTTGAGAAGAAGGCGGTTTTGGCTGGCCCCTCTATGGGTACGCGCTGGTTGATGCGCTCGGCAAGCGATACATAGCCTTCATAAGGGACGATTTGATAAGCGGTATGGGTAAAGGCGTGAAGCTGTTTTTCGACGGCGGCGATAACTTTAGGATGGCGATGCCCGGTATTCAGCACGGCGATCCCGGCGGCAAAATCAATATACTCGTTACCTTCCACGTCCCACACCGTGGCGTTTTCGGCTTTATCGGCATAGAAGTTACACATGACGCCGATACCGCGCGGCGTCGCCTGTAAACGCCGGTCGTTCAGTTCGTTATTTTTCACCCTGTCACCCTCTGAAAGTCGCCTGCTTAGCGCATCAGTAAGTGTTTGCCAGGGGCAGGGAATTCGCCAGAGCGGGCGCTAAAAAAACAAAACCCCCAGACTCTCATCCAGGGGTTCTCGGTGTACTTCGCGAAAATTACGCTTCGATAGCGGCGCGAAGTTTTTTCATGGCGTTCTTTTCAAGCTGACGCACACGTTCAGCGGAGACGCCGTAGCGGTCGGCCAGTTCCTGCAACGTGGACTTGTTATCTTCGTCCAGCCAGCGGGCACGGATGATATCCTGGCTACGCTCGTCTAGGCCTTCCATCGCGAAGGTCAGCTTGTTCGCCGCCTGGTCTTCCCAGTTATCCTCTTCAATGCCGTCAGCAAAGTTAGAGGTTTTATCCTGTAGATACAGAACCGGGGCCATCGGCTGGCTGTCGGACGCGTCATCGTCGGCAGACATATCAAACGTCATGTCCTGAGCGGCCATACGGGATTCCATCTCGCGGACGTCTTTGCTGGAAACGCCCAGCTCGCGCGCCACCATTTCCACTTCATCCTGATTGAACCAGCCCAGACGCTGCTTGGTTTTACGCAGGTTGAAGAACAGTTTGCGCTGCGCTTTCGTCGTGGCGACTTTCACAATACGCCAGTTACGCAAGACGTATTCGTGAATTTCCGCTTTGATCCAGTGCACGGCGAAGGAGACCAGTCGCACGCCCACTTCCGGGTTGAAGCGACGTACCGCCTTCATCAGGCCAATATTACCTTCCTGAATCAGGTCCGCCTGCGGCAGGCCGTAGCCCGCATAATTACGAGCAACGTGAACAACAAAGCGCAGGTGAGACAGGATCAGCGTTTTAGCTGCTTCCAGATCGCCCTGGTAATGCAGCTTTTCAGCAAGCTCCTTTTCTTCCTCAGCCGTTAACATCGGCCAGGTGTTCGCAGCCCGGATGTAAGATTCCAGGTTACCAACAGGGGCTAAAGCTAAAGTTTGCATTTCTTTGGTCATTCATTCCTCTCAATGTTTCTTCTGGTCCAGGTTGTCCCCGTCAGGCAACAACCATGCCAAAGCGTTTGAGCAACGAGATTAGCATTCACTCTTTTATCAGACAGTGATTTTATCCACAAGTTCCAGGTGCAACAGTGAATAAATTACGCACAAAATGTGACATGAAGATGATTACAGGGGAAGAGACAACAGGGACGCTTTCCCTGCAAGCGAACATCTCGGTGCAGGGAAAGATTATATCACGCTTTTATTAGTCGGGAGTAAAGTGGCGTAAATGTTGAACCGTTGCCAGCCATGCCGCCACCCAGCCGATCATGGAGCACACCAGCAGTAACAGCAGGCACTCATCGAAACCTAAACCACTGATATCAAACTTAGTTCCGAAAACCTGCGCCACCTCGGTGACGGCTGACGACAGCCGCATCACCAAAATTTCTGACAATATCAATGAAAGAAATGCACCAGAAAAACCTAATAACGCGCCGCCGTAAAGGAACGGGCGGAGGATGAAACCATCCGTTGCGCCAATCAGTTTCTGCACGTTGATGGTATCGCGACGGGCGAAGATGCTCAGGCGCACGCTATTACCGATGACGAGGAACACCGCCGCCACCATCAGCACGCCGATCATCGCCGACACGCGTCCTACCAGCCCGGTCAGGGCGGCAAGACGGGCAAACCAGCTGTCGTCCATGCGCACTTCATCAATCCCGTTAATGCGGGTAATGCGGTCGCGCAGGGTGTTGAGCGAATCCGTGCCCTGGAAATCGAGTTTCGGGATCACCACCGCCACCGCGGGCAGCGGGTTCTCTTCAAGCATATCCAGCGCGCCGCCAAATCCGGACCAGTTGCGGAATTCGCCCAGCGCTTCATCGCGGGAGAGATAGTTCACCTTTTCCACGCCCTGCTCGGCCTGAATCTGCCCCACTACCTGAGCCGCCGCGTTATCGTCGAGGGCTTTATCCAGATAAACGGTAATCTGCGGCGACGGATAGTACTGGGACGCCGCCTGGTTTACGTTTTTGTAAACCATATAGCAGACGCTGGGCAGCGTCAGGGAGATGGCAATCACCATCACCGTCAGGAACGTCGCCAGCGGTTTGCTTTTCAGATCCTGCAACGCGCCCTGGAAGGCATACCGCACCTGCTCGTTAAAGACGTTGGTTTTGCGGGAGTTCGGTTTCGGTGTCGCTTTGGCACGCTTAGGCGCATTGCGATTGCCGTCACCACCGCCCTGAGGCTTGCGGAAACGGTCGAACCGGTTGCTGAACTGCCGAATCTGGTTCATTGCATCACGCTTGTTCACCGTGGCCTCCGTGCAAATGCCCATCGCTCAGGGTCAGCATACGGTACGAACGGCGGGAGATCAGCCCCATGTCGTGCGTCGCCATCAGTACCGTGACCCCCACGCGGTTAAATTCCTCAAACAGACGCAGGATCCCTTCAGAGAGGGCATCGTCCAGGTTACCGGTCGGTTCATCCGCCAGCAAAACGGCAGGCTTGTTCACCACCGCACGGGCGATACCCACGCGCTGCTGCTCACCGCCGGAGAGCTGGATCGGGAAGTTCTTCGCTTTGTCCAGCAGCCCGACCTTATCCAGCGCCGCCGAAACGCGACGGCGGATATCATCGTAACTGGCGCCGGCAATAATCAGCGGGATCGCGACGTTATCGAAAACCGTGCGATCCATCAGCAGGTGGTGATCCTGAAAAATCATGCCAATCTGACGACGCAGGAACGGCACTTCACGGTTCTTAAGACGGCTAATTTCATGGCCGCTGAACCAGATTTTACCGGCGCTTGGCCGCTCGATCCCACAGATCAGCTTGAGCAGGGTACTTTTCCCCGCGCCGGAATGGCCGGTCAGGAATGCCATCTCGCCTGGCTGGAGGTGGAATGTCACCCCCTGTAGCGCTTGTCTCCCGCCGAGATAGGCCTTGCTGACGTGTTCAAAGCGAATCATTGTTAGTCCTCTCGGGCAAATAGTGCCTCAATAAAGTCGTCCGCTTTAAACGGACGTAAATCCTCAATACGCTCGCCCACACCGATGTAACGGATAGGAATGCCGAACTGGTCGGCCACGGAGAAGATCACCCCGCCTTTCGCGGTGCCGTCCAGCTTGGTCAGCGTGATCCCGGTCAGTCCTACCGCTTCATGGAACAGCTTCGCCTGGCTGATGGCGTTCTGTCCGGTGCTGGCGTCGATAGTCAGCATAATTTCATGCGGTGCATCTTCGTCCAGCTTCTTCATGACGCGAACGATTTTCTTCAGCTCTTCCATCAGGTGCGATTTGTTCTGCAAACGCCCCGCGGTATCCGCAATCAGCACGTCCACGTTACGCGACTTCGCCGCCTGGATGGCATCGAAAATCACGGACGCGGAATCCGCGCCGGTGTGCTGAGCAATGACCGGAATATTGTTGCGCTGGCCCCACACCTGGAGCTGTTCCACCGCTGCCGCACGGAAGGTATCGCCCGCCGCCAGCATCACCGATTTGCCCTGCTGCTCAAACTGGCGCGCCAGCTTGCCGATGGTGGTGGTTTTACCCACGCCGTTGACGCCAACCATCAGAATAACAAACGGCATTTTGCCTTCAATATTAAGCGGTTCGTCAACTTTTGCGAGAATTTCACCCATCTCGTCTTTCAGCAGGCCGTACAGCGCCTCGGCGTCACGCAGCTGTTTGCGGCTCGCCCCTTCAGTCAGGTTAGCGATGATCTTCCGGGTGGTTTCCACGCCCACGTCCGCAATAAGCAGCTGCTCTTCCAGCTCCTCAAACAGATCGTCGTCGATCTTTTTGCCGCGGAACAGACTGATAAATCCGGAACCTAAGTTTTCTTTGGTTTTGAGCAGGCTGCGTTTCAGGCGCGCGAAGAAACCTTCTTTTGTCGGTTTTTCCTGCTCCTGAACGATCTCTTCTTCGGCCTGCTCTTCCACCGGTACGACGATGACCGCTTCTTCAGCCGCTTCCGCCGCCAGCGCCTGGGCTTCCAGCTCTTCGTCGGTCAGCTCTGGCTCAAGTGCCGCCTCTTCTTCCACCGCCTCAACAATTTCAACGGTTTCCGCTTCGGCCTGCCACTCTTCGGCAGAAACCTCTTCAGCTTTAACCTCTTCCGGCAGCGGCAGCGCTTCGTGTTCGATAGCGGCCTGCGGCGCTTCGGTAAGGGTTTCAACGATAACCGGCTCTGGCTTCTCGCTCTCCTGAACCTGCTCAGTGACCTCAACCACCTCTTCAGCAAAGGATTCAATCTCTTCTTTGCTGTGCGCTGGCTCTTCCGCTTCGACAACCGCAGCGGTTTCGACAGGCGTTTCAGGCTGTGACTGCTCTTCTACAACCTGCTGTTCTTCGGTTTTCTGTTCTGTTTCTTGCTCTTTTTCACCGAAACCCAACCAGGAAAAGAAGCCACGTTTTTTTTGTTTTGCCATCTGCGACTACACTCCTCGCGGCGCTATATACAGGGAAGCTAAAAAAATGATGAAATAGTCTAACACTTTACTTAATTGACATCACCGCCCGCAATCGCAGGGCAATGGTTAACAGAGCTTTCCTGAGATGAAGAAACCCACCCGCGCCCCGGCCGGTCAAATTCGCATTATCGGCGGTCAGTGGCGAGGCCGGAAATTACCGGTGCCGGACAGCCCCGGTTTACGCCCCACCACGGACCGCGTTCGCGAGACGCTGTTTAACTGGCTCGCCCCGTCTATGGTAGACGCCAACTGCCTGGACTGCTTCGCCGGAAGCGGTGCATTAGGGCTGGAAGCGCTGTCGCGCTATGCTGCCAGCGCCACGCTGCTGGAGATGGAGCGTGGCGTCGCGCAGACGTTGCAGCAAAATTTGGCTACGCTGAAGGCAACCAACGCCAAAGTGGTGAATACCAACACGCTGAGCTTCCTCGCCCAACAGGGGACGCCGTACAACGTGGTGTTTGTTGACCCGCCGTTCCGTAAAGGGCTGCTGGAAGAGACGCTATCCCTGCTGGAGCAAAATGGCTGGCTGGCGGACGACGCGCTGATTTACGTTGAAAGCGAAGTGGAAAATGGTCTGCCGTCCGTTCCCGTTCACTGGGATCTGCACCGCGAGAAGGTCGCCGGCCAGGTGGCTTATCGTCTGTATCACCGTCAGGCACAAGGAGGATCCGATGCCAGTACTGATTAACGTAGGGCGCGTGCTGATGCTGGGCGTCTGGGCATTTTTGATTTTGAATCTGGTGCACCCGTTCCCGCGTCCGCTGAATATCTTCATTAACGTGGCGCTGATTTTTACCGCGTTCATGCATGCCTTACAGATGGTGATGCTGAAAAACGGACTGCCGAAAGATAGCCCACCGATGACCGGCTGGCAGCAGCTGCGGGTGTTTATTTTCGGCGTATTTGAGCTGCTGGTGTGGATGAAGAAGTTTAAGGCGCAGGTTAAGAAGTAAGGTGCGGTGTGATGCCCTCACCCTAACCCTCTCCCACTGGGAGAGGGGACCGATCGCGCATTATTCAGCCCTAAAACCTACAAAACGCGACCCTTTATAGCTCAACGTGCCTTTCTCTCCCACCGTCAGCTGATGGTACTGCTGCGCCTCCAGGCGGAAGGTCATCTCCAGCCCGCCGGTTTCCGGCTTAAAGCTCGCTTCATAGCGCATCGTTGTGCCCGCAGGCGTCACCTGCTGCTGGCGGGAGCGGCGGTCGTTAAGCGGCTTTTCGCGTTTGTTCGTCACCACCACGCGCTTTTGCATCAGCGGCGCGGCATCGTTATCCGCCTTCTCACGGCGCTGCTGCACGAAGCGAAACGAGGCGGCAATGACGATAATCGCCACCACGATAATGAAAAACAGCGGCATCTTGCTCATTGAAAAATCCCATCAGATTATGCGGAATTCAGGATACCTCGCCTGCCCCGGCATTGCCAAACGCCCGCTCGCGTCACTACACTGGATCAGGAACTGATCATTCAGCCTCAACAGTTACAGGGAGTTAATATGCTTTGGTCATTTATCGCTGTCTGTTTTTCCGCATGGCTTTACGTCGATGCGTCCTACCGTGGCCCAGCCTGGCAGCGCTGGTTATTTAAACCCGTCACGCTATTACTCCTGCTGTTGCTTGCCTGGCAGGCCCCGATGTTTAACGCCGTTATCTATCTTGTCCTCGCGGGGCTGTGTGCTTCCCTGATTGGCGATGCCTTAACCTTGCTGCCGCGTCAGCGCCTGCTGTACGCCGTGGGGGCGTTCTTCCTGTCACATCTGCTCTATACCATCTACTTTGCCAGCCAGATGACGCTCTCCTTCTTCTGGCCACTGCCGCTGGTGCTGCTGGTGATTGGCGCCCTGCTGATCGCGGTGATCTGGTCGCGTCTGGAAGAGATGCGTCTGCCGGTCTGTACGTTTATCGCTATGACGCTGGTGATGGTGTGGCTGGCGGGCGAGCTGTGGTTCTTCCGTCCGACGGCGCCTGCAATGTCTGCGTTCTTCGGTGCCGCACTGTTGCTGTTGGGTAATATCGTCTGGCTGGGCAGCCACTATCGTCGCCGCTTCCGTGCGGATAATGCGATTTCCGCCGCCTGTTACTTTGCCGGACACTTCCTGATTGTGCGTTCGCTGTATATCTAAATAACGCTTGACTCTGGAGTCGACTCCAGAGTGTATGCTGCGGTTAATGAGAAAATTATCATTACCGGAGACTGCCATGTCGACTCCAGAAACACCTAAAAAAGTTCCCCAATTCTCGGCACTTAAGCTCAGCCCGGTTCCGCCAAAAGAGGACTGCTGCTGCGAGGGCGCGTGCGAAACCCAGACCGAAGCGCTGCCTGAAAGCGGCAACCGCTACAGTTGGGTGGTCAACGGCATGGACTGCGCGGCCTGCGCCCGCAAAGTGGAAAATGCGGTGAAGCAGGTGCCAGGCGTGAATCACGTTCAGGTGCTGTTCGCTACCGAAAAGCTGCTGGTCAGCGCCGAAAACGACGTCAGCAGACAGGTTGAAGCCGCCGTCAGCAAAGCGGGTTATACCCTGCGCAGCGAAACGGCGCCCGCAGAAAAAACGTCCCCGCTAAAAGAAAATCTGCCCCTTATCACCCTCATCATCATGATGGCCCTGAGCTGGGGGCTGGAGCAGATCAACCACCCATTCGGCAACCTGGCGTTTATCGCCACCACGCTGGTTGGCCTGTTCCCGATTGCGCGTCAGGCGCTGCGTCTGATGAGAAGCGGCAGCTGGTTTGCCATCGAAACGCTGATGAGCGTGGCGGCTATCGGGGCGCTGTTTATTGGCGCGACGGCGGAAGCGGCGATGGTGCTGCTGCTGTTCTTAATTGGCGAACGCCTTGAGGGCTGGGCGGCGAGCCGGGCGCGTAAAGGGGTGAGCGCGCTGATGGCGCTGAAGCCGGAAACCGCCACGCGGGTTATTGATGGTCAGCGTGAAACGGTCGCCATCAACACCCTGCGCCCGGGCGACGTGATTGAAGTGCCCGCAGGCGGACGCCTGCCAGCCGATGGGGCCCTCGTTACTGCCACCGCAAGTTTTGACGAAAGTGCCCTGACCGGAGAATCCATCCCGGTAGCGCGCGCGGCGGGTGAAAAGGTGCCTGCGGGCGCCACCAGCGTCGACCGACTGGTGCAGTTGACGGTCCTTTCCGAACCGGGCGACAGCGCCATCGACCGCATCCTCAGGCTGATTGAAGAGGCCGAGGAGCGCCGCGCGCCGGTAGAACGCTTTATCGATCGCTTCAGCCGGATTTACACCCCCGCCATCATGCTGGTGGCGCTGCTGGTCACCGTCGTCCCGCCGCTGTGCTTCGGCGCGCCGTGGGAGGGCTGGATTTACAAAGGGCTGACGCTGCTGCTGATCGGCTGTCCGTGTGCGCTGGTGATCTCCACCCCGGCGGCGATTACCTCAGGGCTGGCGGCGGCGGCACGTCGCGGGGCGCTGATTAAGGGCGGCGCGGCGCTGGAACAGCTGAGCCAGGTTCAGCACATCGCCTTCGATAAAACCGGCACGCTGACCGTCGGCAAGCCGCAGGTGACCGGCGTGTATCCGCAGGACATCAGTGAAGACGCCCTGCTGACGCTGGCCGCTGCCGTGGAGCAGGGCTCCACTCACCCGCTGGCGCAGGCGATTGTGCGAGAAGCGCAGTCGCGCGGGCTGAACATCCCTCCGGCAACCGCCCAGCGAGCGCTGGTCGGGTCAGGGATTGAAGCTGTGGTCGAAGGCAAAAAAGTGTTGATCGCCTCGGCAGGCGCGTTCCCGAATCCACAGGTTGAGGCATTAGAG
It encodes:
- a CDS encoding lysoplasmalogenase codes for the protein MLWSFIAVCFSAWLYVDASYRGPAWQRWLFKPVTLLLLLLLAWQAPMFNAVIYLVLAGLCASLIGDALTLLPRQRLLYAVGAFFLSHLLYTIYFASQMTLSFFWPLPLVLLVIGALLIAVIWSRLEEMRLPVCTFIAMTLVMVWLAGELWFFRPTAPAMSAFFGAALLLLGNIVWLGSHYRRRFRADNAISAACYFAGHFLIVRSLYI
- the panM gene encoding aspartate 1-decarboxylase autocleavage activator PanM, producing the protein MKLTIVRLVTFSDQDHIDLGKIWPEYSPSSLAVDENHRIYAARFNERLLAAVRVTLSGTEGALDSLRVRDVTRRRGVGQYLIEEVIRENPSVTSWWMADVGVEDRGVMAAFMQALGFTAQSNGWEKR
- a CDS encoding DUF1145 family protein, which translates into the protein MPVLINVGRVLMLGVWAFLILNLVHPFPRPLNIFINVALIFTAFMHALQMVMLKNGLPKDSPPMTGWQQLRVFIFGVFELLVWMKKFKAQVKK
- the livJ gene encoding branched chain amino acid ABC transporter substrate-binding protein LivJ encodes the protein MNMKGKALLAGCIALAFSAMAQADIKVAVVGAMSGPVAQYGDQEFTGAEQAVADINAKGGIKGEKLQIVKYDDACDPKQAVAVANKVVNDGIKYVIGHLCSSSTQPASDIYEDEGILMITPAATAPELTARGYKLILRTTGLDSDQGPTAAKYIVEKVKPQRIAIVHDKQQYGEGLARAVQDNLKKANANVVFFDGITAGEKDFSTLVARLKKENIDFVYYGGYHPEMGQILRQARAAGLKTQFMGPEGVANVSLSNIAGESAEGLLVTKPKNYDQVPANKPVVDAIKAKKQDPSGAFVWTTYAALQSLQAGLNQSADPAEIATWLKANSVETVMGPLSWDEKGDLKGFEFGVFDWHANGTATDAK
- the rpoH gene encoding RNA polymerase sigma factor RpoH, giving the protein MTKEMQTLALAPVGNLESYIRAANTWPMLTAEEEKELAEKLHYQGDLEAAKTLILSHLRFVVHVARNYAGYGLPQADLIQEGNIGLMKAVRRFNPEVGVRLVSFAVHWIKAEIHEYVLRNWRIVKVATTKAQRKLFFNLRKTKQRLGWFNQDEVEMVARELGVSSKDVREMESRMAAQDMTFDMSADDDASDSQPMAPVLYLQDKTSNFADGIEEDNWEDQAANKLTFAMEGLDERSQDIIRARWLDEDNKSTLQELADRYGVSAERVRQLEKNAMKKLRAAIEA
- a CDS encoding 4-aminobutyrate--2-oxoglutarate transaminase, whose translation is MKNNELNDRRLQATPRGIGVMCNFYADKAENATVWDVEGNEYIDFAAGIAVLNTGHRHPKVIAAVEKQLHAFTHTAYQIVPYEGYVSLAERINQRVPIEGPAKTAFFSTGAEAVENAVKIARAYTRRSGLITFGGAFHGRTFMTMALTGKVAPYKLGFGPFPGSVYHAQFPNSLHGVSTAEALKSLERIFKADIAPDQVAAIIIEPVQGEGGFNVAPADFMQALRALCDTHGILLIADEVQTGFARTGKLFSMENHCVKPDLITMAKSLAGGMPLSAVSGRAEVMDAPAPGGLGGTYAGNPLAIAAAHAVLDVIDEDDLCTRAAHLGHHLVEVLNKAKDGCPYIADIRGQGSMVAVEFTDPQTGQPSPEFTRQVQERALNEGLLLLSCGVYGNVIRFLYPLTIPEAQFRKALDIISASLTR
- the ftsE gene encoding cell division ATP-binding protein FtsE, whose protein sequence is MIRFEHVSKAYLGGRQALQGVTFHLQPGEMAFLTGHSGAGKSTLLKLICGIERPSAGKIWFSGHEISRLKNREVPFLRRQIGMIFQDHHLLMDRTVFDNVAIPLIIAGASYDDIRRRVSAALDKVGLLDKAKNFPIQLSGGEQQRVGIARAVVNKPAVLLADEPTGNLDDALSEGILRLFEEFNRVGVTVLMATHDMGLISRRSYRMLTLSDGHLHGGHGEQA
- the rsmD gene encoding 16S rRNA (guanine(966)-N(2))-methyltransferase — protein: MKKPTRAPAGQIRIIGGQWRGRKLPVPDSPGLRPTTDRVRETLFNWLAPSMVDANCLDCFAGSGALGLEALSRYAASATLLEMERGVAQTLQQNLATLKATNAKVVNTNTLSFLAQQGTPYNVVFVDPPFRKGLLEETLSLLEQNGWLADDALIYVESEVENGLPSVPVHWDLHREKVAGQVAYRLYHRQAQGGSDASTD
- a CDS encoding DUF2500 domain-containing protein, coding for MSKMPLFFIIVVAIIVIAASFRFVQQRREKADNDAAPLMQKRVVVTNKREKPLNDRRSRQQQVTPAGTTMRYEASFKPETGGLEMTFRLEAQQYHQLTVGEKGTLSYKGSRFVGFRAE
- the ftsY gene encoding signal recognition particle-docking protein FtsY, with translation MAKQKKRGFFSWLGFGEKEQETEQKTEEQQVVEEQSQPETPVETAAVVEAEEPAHSKEEIESFAEEVVEVTEQVQESEKPEPVIVETLTEAPQAAIEHEALPLPEEVKAEEVSAEEWQAEAETVEIVEAVEEEAALEPELTDEELEAQALAAEAAEEAVIVVPVEEQAEEEIVQEQEKPTKEGFFARLKRSLLKTKENLGSGFISLFRGKKIDDDLFEELEEQLLIADVGVETTRKIIANLTEGASRKQLRDAEALYGLLKDEMGEILAKVDEPLNIEGKMPFVILMVGVNGVGKTTTIGKLARQFEQQGKSVMLAAGDTFRAAAVEQLQVWGQRNNIPVIAQHTGADSASVIFDAIQAAKSRNVDVLIADTAGRLQNKSHLMEELKKIVRVMKKLDEDAPHEIMLTIDASTGQNAISQAKLFHEAVGLTGITLTKLDGTAKGGVIFSVADQFGIPIRYIGVGERIEDLRPFKADDFIEALFARED
- the ftsX gene encoding permease-like cell division protein FtsX, whose protein sequence is MNKRDAMNQIRQFSNRFDRFRKPQGGGDGNRNAPKRAKATPKPNSRKTNVFNEQVRYAFQGALQDLKSKPLATFLTVMVIAISLTLPSVCYMVYKNVNQAASQYYPSPQITVYLDKALDDNAAAQVVGQIQAEQGVEKVNYLSRDEALGEFRNWSGFGGALDMLEENPLPAVAVVIPKLDFQGTDSLNTLRDRITRINGIDEVRMDDSWFARLAALTGLVGRVSAMIGVLMVAAVFLVIGNSVRLSIFARRDTINVQKLIGATDGFILRPFLYGGALLGFSGAFLSLILSEILVMRLSSAVTEVAQVFGTKFDISGLGFDECLLLLLVCSMIGWVAAWLATVQHLRHFTPD